A genomic region of Corallococcus macrosporus contains the following coding sequences:
- a CDS encoding ATP-grasp domain-containing protein has product MPIPPAAKALLFGRNPHQPDPFDVEADAAEALGVDTYQADLSALLSGDAARALTGVPERGHLRLLYRGWMLTEEEYGELDEAVRALGHRLMTTPEQYAAAHYLPRWYPRLAGYTARSVWTEEPDAAEAWRAARKLGPPPWILKDHVKSAKERWAEACFVPSDATREDFERICQNLLDERGDRFERGFVVRRYLPLKVYGRTPAGPAHLEFRLFFGRGRLMAAEPYHEFDVEVPDFSAFEPLGQRIPSPFFTLDVAMLEDGGWAVVEVNDGGVSGLPPGLDPRDLFAALLDLR; this is encoded by the coding sequence ATGCCCATTCCTCCCGCCGCGAAGGCCCTCCTGTTCGGGCGCAACCCCCACCAGCCGGATCCGTTCGACGTGGAGGCCGACGCGGCCGAAGCGCTGGGCGTGGACACGTATCAGGCGGACCTCTCCGCCCTGCTGTCCGGCGACGCGGCGCGGGCGCTCACCGGGGTGCCGGAGCGGGGCCACCTCCGGCTGCTGTACCGGGGCTGGATGCTCACGGAGGAGGAGTACGGCGAGCTGGATGAAGCGGTGCGCGCGCTGGGCCACCGGCTGATGACGACGCCCGAGCAGTACGCCGCCGCGCACTACCTGCCCCGCTGGTACCCCCGGCTGGCCGGCTACACCGCGCGCTCGGTCTGGACGGAGGAGCCGGACGCGGCGGAAGCCTGGCGGGCGGCGCGCAAGCTGGGACCGCCGCCGTGGATTCTGAAGGACCACGTGAAGTCCGCGAAGGAGCGCTGGGCGGAGGCGTGCTTCGTGCCGTCGGACGCCACGCGCGAGGACTTCGAGCGCATCTGCCAGAACCTGCTCGACGAGCGCGGCGACCGCTTCGAGCGGGGCTTCGTGGTGCGCCGCTACCTGCCGCTCAAGGTCTACGGCCGCACGCCCGCGGGGCCCGCGCACCTGGAGTTCCGCCTGTTCTTCGGGCGGGGCCGGCTGATGGCCGCGGAGCCGTACCACGAGTTCGACGTGGAGGTTCCGGACTTCAGCGCCTTCGAGCCGCTGGGCCAGCGCATCCCCTCCCCGTTCTTCACGCTGGACGTGGCGATGCTGGAGGACGGCGGCTGGGCGGTGGTGGAGGTGAACGACGGCGGCGTGTCCGGCCTGCCCCCCGGGTTGGACCCGCGCGACCTCTTCGCCGCGCTGCTCGACCTGCGCTAG
- a CDS encoding serine hydrolase domain-containing protein — protein MSNPSDLLRAELRPYLRGYPTASVCAAMTWRGALHVEGLRGKGTPPATDALFSLGSLTEVFTAALLSVMAERGDVRLDEPLGNLIPQSLLNDEVARSITLEQLATHTSGLPHLPPNLDAAPQNPDDPFGHYSAALFGEFLRNYHPRRPPPHPSSESFLGMGVLGHALSRRMALNYGHLMRDALCKPMGLTDTAARVTEELAPRLLQGHTARGKPVSPWTFPALPGGGALHSTVGDVMRFLETGLGRGETSFTKALFRMQAPRVKAGPFQRGLGWNVSQVRGKDVVWRSSVMGGYVGFMGLSVAADAAVVLLSDHGWSLFAALRGRVPLEAPGLALMSRFLP, from the coding sequence ATGTCGAACCCTTCCGACCTCCTCCGCGCGGAGCTGCGCCCCTACCTGCGCGGCTACCCGACGGCCTCCGTGTGCGCGGCGATGACGTGGCGGGGCGCGCTGCACGTCGAAGGCCTGCGAGGCAAAGGGACGCCTCCGGCCACGGACGCCCTCTTCTCGCTGGGCTCGCTCACGGAGGTCTTCACGGCGGCGCTGCTGTCGGTGATGGCGGAGCGCGGCGACGTGCGGCTCGACGAGCCGCTGGGGAACCTGATTCCCCAGTCCCTGCTGAACGACGAGGTCGCTCGGAGCATCACGCTGGAGCAACTGGCGACGCACACCTCCGGGCTGCCGCACCTGCCGCCGAACCTGGACGCGGCCCCGCAGAATCCGGACGACCCGTTCGGCCACTACTCGGCGGCCCTCTTCGGCGAGTTCCTGCGCAACTACCACCCCCGGCGGCCGCCGCCGCACCCGTCCTCCGAGTCCTTCCTGGGCATGGGGGTGCTCGGCCACGCGCTGTCCCGGCGCATGGCGTTGAACTACGGGCACCTGATGCGGGACGCGCTCTGCAAGCCCATGGGGCTGACGGACACCGCAGCGCGGGTCACGGAGGAGCTGGCCCCGCGCTTGTTGCAGGGACACACCGCGCGAGGCAAGCCCGTGTCGCCCTGGACCTTCCCGGCGCTCCCGGGCGGCGGGGCGCTGCACTCCACGGTGGGGGACGTGATGCGTTTCCTGGAGACGGGTCTGGGGCGGGGCGAGACGTCCTTCACGAAGGCCCTGTTCCGGATGCAGGCGCCCCGGGTGAAGGCCGGGCCCTTCCAGCGCGGCCTGGGGTGGAACGTGTCCCAGGTGCGAGGCAAGGACGTGGTGTGGCGCTCGTCGGTGATGGGCGGCTACGTGGGCTTCATGGGGCTGAGCGTCGCGGCGGACGCGGCCGTGGTGCTGCTGTCGGACCACGGCTGGTCGCTGTTCGCCGCGCTCCGGGGGCGCGTGCCCCTGGAGGCGCCGGGGCTCGCGCTGATGTCGCGGTTCCTGCCCTGA
- a CDS encoding glycosyl hydrolase produces the protein MSPIARRSTSFSRAGLTGLVTAALLALSTACGGPLDEATPLDDSAPSLETASAAVETSGALTITTSISVVDTSLERGQTLSASVTYKNNGTTAVTAKNIVLTSRAPGGTHAGGPYYDLTPRITNRTLQPGESVTLTATRVIASADPLGTWEAYPTWEDASSVWRDGSGLAFTVGTGGGGTGTSGPWISGASGVGVATGAFGTWRGTPVTLAATWSDNNSASVGLWQLDPGGEFGTWQGSIDIAVGAISDTESWASAATGAYDARWRQSLTALKTKWGSRPGTVYIRFAHEMNGNWYSWKVTSSNATAFISAWKRYRALQKEIFPAAKLVFSVNRESVSSGIDWRKTFPGAAYVDVMSVDYYNQYPYVATVTDWNNAIQQTDGYGAPKGLAKHLEFAKSVGLPLAISEWSGNADNGDSPVFIEQMFNFFKANGGTGAGKVLYESLFNVDRDNRRWILNPNTRMPNSAAKYQQLF, from the coding sequence GTGTCCCCCATCGCACGTCGTTCCACCTCCTTCTCACGCGCCGGCCTCACGGGCCTCGTGACCGCGGCCCTGCTCGCCCTGTCCACCGCCTGTGGCGGCCCCCTGGACGAGGCCACGCCCCTGGATGACTCCGCGCCCTCGCTCGAGACCGCGTCCGCCGCGGTGGAGACCTCCGGAGCGCTCACCATCACCACGTCCATCTCCGTGGTGGACACCTCGCTGGAGCGAGGCCAGACGCTGAGCGCCAGCGTCACCTACAAGAACAACGGCACCACCGCCGTCACCGCGAAGAACATCGTCCTCACGTCGCGAGCCCCTGGCGGCACGCACGCGGGCGGTCCGTACTACGACCTCACGCCGCGCATCACCAACCGCACCCTCCAGCCGGGCGAGAGCGTGACGCTCACCGCGACGCGAGTCATCGCCTCCGCGGATCCGCTGGGCACCTGGGAGGCCTACCCGACGTGGGAGGACGCCTCCAGCGTCTGGCGTGACGGCTCGGGGCTGGCGTTCACGGTGGGCACGGGCGGTGGTGGCACGGGCACGTCCGGCCCCTGGATTTCGGGCGCCTCCGGCGTCGGCGTGGCGACGGGCGCCTTCGGCACCTGGCGCGGCACGCCGGTGACGCTCGCGGCCACCTGGTCGGACAACAACAGCGCCTCCGTCGGGCTGTGGCAGCTGGACCCGGGCGGCGAGTTCGGCACGTGGCAGGGCAGCATCGACATCGCGGTGGGAGCCATCAGCGACACCGAGTCCTGGGCCTCCGCGGCGACGGGCGCGTACGACGCGCGCTGGCGCCAGTCCCTCACCGCCCTGAAGACGAAGTGGGGCAGCCGCCCGGGCACCGTGTACATCCGCTTCGCCCATGAGATGAATGGCAACTGGTACTCCTGGAAGGTCACCTCCAGCAACGCCACGGCCTTCATCTCGGCGTGGAAGCGCTACCGCGCGCTGCAGAAGGAGATCTTCCCCGCCGCGAAGCTGGTGTTCAGCGTCAACCGCGAGTCCGTGAGCTCCGGCATCGACTGGCGCAAGACCTTCCCCGGCGCCGCCTACGTCGACGTGATGAGCGTGGACTACTACAACCAGTACCCCTACGTCGCGACGGTGACGGACTGGAACAACGCCATCCAGCAGACGGACGGCTACGGCGCGCCCAAGGGCCTGGCGAAGCACCTGGAGTTCGCGAAGAGCGTGGGCCTGCCGCTCGCCATCTCCGAGTGGAGCGGCAACGCGGACAACGGCGACTCGCCCGTGTTCATCGAGCAGATGTTCAACTTCTTCAAGGCGAACGGCGGCACCGGCGCCGGCAAGGTCCTCTACGAGTCCCTCTTCAACGTGGACCGGGACAACCGCCGCTGGATCCTCAATCCGAACACCCGCATGCCCAACTCGGCCGCGAAGTACCAGCAGCTCTTCTGA
- a CDS encoding Ig-like domain-containing protein: MRKHSSARRLLGLFSLSLLAACNGLPEEGDEGLTTNTSELAVPANFLYRQGAQLYLNGAPYQMVGVDAFTLTGCGAAPTDAQLDAFFAGLRPNSLVRTWGFQPSGLARIQKVVAAAEKYNQKLILSLADGRSYCGEWDGYKGSDGSGKYPVWYASGYKTSYLPWVRQVVTQFKNSAAVGMWELLNEPGDADNATIKAFFNDVSTTIKGIDPNHLVGSGSWAPWAYGGEAGFKDIHNLPNIDVGSLHEYDYDYNNGNTIVSPHFAPALRAMDGLNKPLIIGETGIISGLSGCRTSRTARRDAMRQKFQQYISGRAAAVLVWNWSPVTPSGCELTFGPDDPMMPMIKDFPLPSTPPPPTGNTVQLNDNTVGTGTGQFEYAGTWEAGTGAEKFQGDDHYSATTNSTYVVRFNGTQAKLYGSVASHHGIATVSVDSGAAVDVDFYSATRQDQKLLFTSATLTSGAHTLTVKVSGRKNAASSGYTLNADRVDVTTATQGDTTAPTASITQPTGGTVAVGNVTVQATASDNIGVVKTELHVDGQKVGEDTTSPYSFPWAATAGAHSLVVKAYDAANNVGTSTAVSVTAASQTTTTVQLNDSVVGTGLEQFEYTGTWEAGTGTGKFQSDDHFSAATNATYVVRFNGTQAKLYGSVASHHGIASVSIDGGTAVDVDFYSATRQEQKLLWTSAVLTGGTHTLTVKVSGRKNAASSGYTLNADRVDLTVFR; encoded by the coding sequence ATGCGAAAGCATTCTTCCGCCCGCCGTCTCCTCGGGCTCTTCTCGCTGTCCCTCCTGGCCGCCTGCAACGGGTTGCCGGAGGAGGGCGACGAGGGCCTCACCACCAACACCTCCGAGCTGGCGGTCCCCGCCAACTTCCTCTACCGCCAGGGGGCGCAGCTCTACCTGAACGGCGCGCCGTACCAGATGGTCGGCGTGGATGCGTTCACGCTGACGGGCTGTGGCGCCGCGCCCACCGACGCGCAACTGGACGCCTTCTTCGCGGGCCTGCGCCCCAACAGCCTGGTGCGCACGTGGGGCTTCCAGCCGTCGGGGCTGGCGCGTATCCAGAAGGTGGTCGCCGCAGCGGAGAAGTACAACCAGAAGCTCATCCTGTCGCTCGCGGACGGCCGCAGCTACTGCGGCGAGTGGGACGGCTACAAGGGCAGTGACGGCAGCGGCAAGTACCCCGTGTGGTACGCCAGCGGCTACAAGACGAGCTACCTGCCCTGGGTGCGTCAGGTCGTCACGCAGTTCAAGAACAGCGCGGCGGTGGGCATGTGGGAACTGCTCAACGAGCCCGGTGACGCGGACAACGCCACCATCAAGGCGTTCTTCAACGACGTCAGCACCACCATCAAGGGCATCGACCCGAACCACCTGGTCGGCTCCGGCTCGTGGGCGCCCTGGGCCTACGGCGGCGAGGCGGGCTTCAAGGACATCCACAACCTGCCCAACATCGACGTGGGCTCGCTGCACGAGTACGACTACGACTACAACAACGGCAACACCATCGTGTCGCCGCACTTCGCGCCGGCCCTGCGCGCGATGGACGGGCTGAACAAGCCGCTCATCATCGGAGAGACGGGCATCATCTCCGGCCTCAGCGGGTGCCGCACGTCGCGCACGGCCCGCCGCGACGCCATGCGCCAGAAGTTTCAGCAGTACATCTCCGGCCGAGCGGCCGCGGTGCTCGTCTGGAACTGGAGCCCCGTCACTCCCTCCGGCTGCGAGCTGACCTTCGGGCCGGACGACCCGATGATGCCGATGATCAAGGACTTCCCCCTGCCGTCCACGCCGCCCCCGCCCACGGGCAACACCGTGCAGCTCAATGACAACACGGTCGGCACGGGCACCGGGCAGTTCGAGTACGCGGGCACCTGGGAGGCCGGCACGGGCGCGGAGAAGTTCCAGGGGGATGACCACTACTCCGCCACCACCAACTCCACCTACGTCGTCCGCTTCAATGGCACGCAGGCGAAGCTGTACGGCTCGGTGGCATCGCACCACGGCATCGCGACCGTGTCCGTGGACAGCGGCGCGGCGGTGGACGTGGACTTCTACTCGGCCACGCGCCAGGACCAGAAGCTGCTCTTCACCAGCGCGACGCTGACGTCCGGAGCCCACACGCTCACCGTCAAGGTGTCGGGCCGCAAGAACGCCGCGTCGTCCGGGTACACGCTCAACGCGGACCGCGTGGACGTGACGACGGCGACGCAGGGCGACACCACCGCGCCCACCGCGAGCATCACCCAGCCCACCGGCGGCACGGTGGCGGTGGGGAACGTGACGGTGCAGGCGACGGCCAGCGACAACATCGGCGTGGTGAAGACGGAGCTGCACGTGGACGGCCAGAAGGTGGGCGAGGACACGACCTCGCCCTATTCCTTCCCCTGGGCCGCCACCGCCGGGGCGCACTCGCTGGTGGTGAAGGCGTATGACGCGGCCAACAACGTGGGCACCAGCACCGCCGTGTCGGTGACGGCTGCGAGCCAGACGACGACCACGGTCCAGCTCAACGACAGCGTGGTGGGCACCGGCCTGGAGCAGTTCGAGTACACGGGCACCTGGGAAGCAGGCACCGGCACGGGCAAGTTCCAGAGCGATGACCACTTCTCCGCGGCGACCAACGCCACCTACGTGGTGCGCTTCAACGGCACGCAGGCGAAGCTGTACGGCTCGGTGGCGTCGCACCACGGCATCGCGTCGGTGTCCATCGACGGGGGCACGGCGGTGGACGTGGACTTCTATTCCGCCACGCGCCAGGAGCAGAAGCTCTTGTGGACCAGCGCGGTGCTGACCGGCGGGACGCACACGCTGACCGTCAAGGTGTCGGGCCGCAAGAACGCGGCATCCTCCGGGTACACGCTCAACGCGGACCGCGTGGACCTGACGGTGTTCCGCTAG
- a CDS encoding FadR/GntR family transcriptional regulator: protein MERVGRVAYVEEQLERYISLGMLPRGQFASEEKLAGEFKCCRGTVREAFRRLAARGLVVQHPGRKTRAVALGESLTLENLGLALHHRHTEEGRRLFEGFFSLKRQVLVELLADCCTKASASQVGQLESICYALSDAARWEPGARCAELEFELLRLAAHAAARPGHLLLIQSLQRALRGNAARLLSFMGGDALREWARCAMHALGERDVRTLQHQLPALLKACDEGMLDAFAPVPQEPVFPEAPHAQTCCSDASSTVSRCDEPLVKEPCVEEQGLARPASATDDSAALAGPPGPHEPLPSVEPDQGTPCFPTASVLPPSEPEAEHSCAQGMGEALGNRSDWDASCPEEALQPTPPPSDSRRETGGTWGFLGRWALRVWRFVTYSLGPPPAS, encoded by the coding sequence ATGGAGCGGGTGGGACGCGTGGCGTACGTGGAAGAGCAACTCGAGCGCTACATTTCGCTGGGGATGCTGCCGCGGGGGCAGTTCGCCTCGGAAGAGAAGTTGGCGGGTGAGTTCAAGTGCTGTCGGGGCACCGTGCGCGAGGCGTTCCGGCGACTGGCGGCGCGAGGCCTGGTGGTGCAGCACCCCGGGCGCAAGACGCGCGCGGTGGCGCTGGGCGAGTCACTGACACTGGAGAACCTGGGCCTTGCGCTGCATCACCGGCACACCGAGGAGGGCCGGCGGCTTTTTGAGGGCTTCTTCAGCCTCAAGCGTCAGGTGCTGGTGGAGCTGCTGGCCGACTGCTGCACGAAGGCCTCCGCGTCGCAGGTGGGCCAGTTGGAGTCCATCTGTTACGCGCTCTCGGACGCGGCGCGCTGGGAGCCCGGTGCTCGCTGCGCGGAGTTGGAATTCGAGTTGCTGCGGCTGGCGGCCCATGCGGCTGCGCGTCCCGGGCATCTGCTCCTCATCCAGTCACTGCAACGGGCCCTGCGAGGAAACGCGGCCCGGCTGCTGTCCTTCATGGGCGGAGACGCCCTGCGCGAGTGGGCCCGCTGCGCGATGCACGCCCTCGGCGAGCGCGATGTGCGGACGCTCCAGCACCAACTGCCGGCGCTGCTGAAGGCGTGCGATGAGGGCATGCTGGACGCCTTTGCTCCTGTTCCCCAGGAGCCTGTGTTCCCCGAAGCTCCGCATGCCCAGACGTGCTGCTCCGATGCCTCATCGACTGTCAGCAGGTGCGATGAGCCGCTTGTGAAAGAGCCCTGCGTCGAGGAGCAGGGCCTTGCCCGACCGGCTTCAGCCACCGATGACTCTGCGGCCCTTGCGGGGCCGCCTGGCCCTCATGAACCGCTTCCCTCCGTGGAGCCGGACCAGGGGACACCGTGTTTCCCAACCGCTTCAGTGCTCCCCCCAAGCGAACCCGAGGCCGAGCACTCCTGTGCGCAGGGGATGGGCGAGGCCTTGGGCAACCGGTCTGATTGGGATGCTTCTTGTCCGGAAGAGGCCCTCCAGCCCACGCCTCCTCCCTCTGACTCGCGGAGAGAAACGGGCGGCACCTGGGGCTTCTTGGGCCGGTGGGCTCTGCGCGTCTGGCGCTTCGTGACCTATTCCTTGGGGCCACCACCTGCTTCGTAA
- a CDS encoding PEGA domain-containing protein, giving the protein MSAPQVMVSLLLAAAGPAVENRDLEAALQSLSEADFEAALAHIEAGLRQTRDEAQTAQLRLVQGEVYAALRQYAQMETAFARALEANPDARLDPQRVQPTVVALFESLRGRLQGTLAIEVDPAGAEVRLDGRLLGQAPWKGPVPIGTHTLEVGPTLTPLQVKVHTDQTEQVRVVLPAAPATQPAFFSSLAFSAQLRAAFGLSPSSGAGLEAGARLSGTYVFGELNATAGSRFGAALRLGTQAPRLLGPVTLSLSLDGYAVGGPALFGGGLSAGASLPLSTKFDVFAELSGRWIPSSTDYQGTHLLGVTGLRFTPGGQAGR; this is encoded by the coding sequence ATGAGCGCGCCCCAGGTGATGGTGTCCTTGCTGCTCGCCGCCGCGGGCCCCGCGGTGGAGAACCGCGACCTGGAAGCCGCGCTGCAGTCCCTCTCCGAGGCGGACTTCGAGGCCGCGCTCGCCCACATCGAAGCAGGGCTCCGGCAAACCCGCGACGAAGCACAGACCGCGCAACTGCGCCTTGTGCAGGGCGAGGTGTACGCGGCACTACGCCAGTACGCCCAGATGGAGACCGCCTTCGCCCGAGCACTCGAAGCCAACCCCGACGCCCGCCTGGACCCGCAGCGAGTCCAGCCCACCGTGGTCGCCCTCTTCGAAAGCCTGCGAGGGCGCCTCCAGGGCACGCTGGCCATCGAAGTCGACCCCGCCGGAGCAGAGGTACGGCTCGACGGACGGCTGCTGGGACAGGCACCCTGGAAGGGCCCAGTCCCCATCGGCACCCATACGCTAGAGGTCGGCCCGACCCTGACGCCCCTTCAGGTCAAGGTCCACACAGACCAGACCGAGCAGGTGCGAGTCGTCCTGCCAGCGGCACCCGCCACGCAGCCCGCCTTCTTCTCCTCGCTCGCGTTCAGCGCGCAGCTGCGGGCCGCCTTTGGGTTGTCCCCGTCCTCCGGAGCCGGACTGGAAGCCGGTGCGCGCCTCTCCGGGACGTATGTCTTTGGGGAACTGAACGCCACGGCCGGAAGCCGTTTCGGAGCCGCCCTCCGCCTGGGCACCCAGGCCCCGCGACTCCTGGGCCCCGTGACCCTCTCCCTATCCCTGGATGGCTATGCCGTGGGCGGCCCCGCGCTGTTCGGCGGCGGCCTGTCCGCGGGCGCGAGCCTGCCCCTCTCCACGAAGTTCGACGTCTTCGCGGAACTGAGCGGACGCTGGATACCGTCCAGCACGGACTATCAGGGCACGCACCTGCTGGGCGTCACCGGACTGCGCTTCACGCCGGGCGGACAGGCAGGCCGCTAG
- a CDS encoding serine/threonine-protein kinase, with amino-acid sequence MGYGNIGPPMALHKQPSPCATCGLPLPFAGAPCAECTVITQHAGEAGWTARTSTRPPLKTGDLLEGKWRLEELLGAGGMGQVYRALDVALERTVAIKLLHEALCADPESVARFEREARAMARLEHPHITPIHAVGQERGRPFIVMKHLEGMSLARYLKSVPGPLPVAEVLALARQVCAGLDFIHQRGCVHRDIKPGNVFLSPGGRATLLDFGILWEHRGEEATRSGLRLGTPSYMAPEQARGEPVDGRADLYSLGLVLLEMLTGLPPSSTCRLLGEGPRHAAQALREQAPWLSLPLAKVLVQATAMDPEQRQSGALALLTAMEEAARVSVEQPAATAPKRATEQHEKRWRSRLLTALIGAAVGALLFGTLALRQEAAQDTAAALATPAAMSAHVGDSTAPGPSVDGRTAAISAREARGSSAATGPAAEAPVGTGAITATAPGDRDSKTAAEATVVNRAITDAAPGNRDSKTETEPTSHAGSGTVMKPAALGPSTAPGSMNGIEQETPAPVISAAGRPSGKASTGHTDPATKAPLRRSRSQSRPLTASAKQPSTQAPARGELRVVTVHEGKTVWADVSVDGKHLGATPLSFDLPEGRHAVRVERDGFHPEQRQVSIVPGTKSVVRIELRP; translated from the coding sequence ATGGGTTATGGCAACATAGGGCCGCCCATGGCGCTCCACAAGCAACCCTCACCGTGCGCCACCTGTGGGCTGCCCCTTCCGTTCGCGGGCGCGCCTTGCGCGGAGTGCACCGTCATCACGCAGCACGCGGGCGAGGCCGGCTGGACCGCGCGAACGTCGACGCGCCCGCCGCTCAAGACAGGCGATCTGCTGGAGGGCAAGTGGCGGCTGGAGGAGCTGTTGGGCGCGGGAGGCATGGGTCAGGTGTACCGGGCGCTGGACGTGGCGCTCGAGCGGACCGTGGCCATCAAGCTGCTGCACGAAGCGCTGTGCGCGGATCCAGAGAGCGTGGCGCGCTTCGAGCGGGAAGCCCGCGCGATGGCGAGGCTGGAGCATCCGCACATCACGCCCATCCACGCAGTGGGTCAGGAGCGTGGCCGGCCCTTCATCGTGATGAAGCACCTGGAGGGAATGTCACTCGCCCGTTACCTGAAGTCGGTGCCGGGGCCGCTGCCCGTGGCGGAGGTGCTCGCACTGGCGAGGCAGGTGTGCGCGGGTTTGGACTTCATCCACCAGCGAGGCTGCGTGCACCGGGACATCAAGCCCGGCAACGTCTTCCTGTCACCCGGAGGGCGAGCGACGCTGCTCGACTTCGGCATCCTCTGGGAGCACCGGGGCGAGGAGGCCACCCGCAGCGGCCTGCGGCTGGGCACGCCCAGCTACATGGCGCCGGAGCAGGCACGGGGTGAGCCCGTGGACGGGCGAGCGGACCTGTACTCACTGGGCCTGGTACTGCTGGAGATGCTGACGGGCCTGCCGCCATCGAGCACCTGTCGGCTGCTAGGCGAAGGCCCCCGTCACGCGGCGCAAGCGCTCCGTGAGCAGGCGCCATGGCTGTCATTGCCACTGGCGAAGGTGCTCGTGCAGGCCACCGCGATGGATCCAGAGCAACGCCAGTCAGGAGCGCTGGCGCTGCTGACGGCAATGGAAGAAGCCGCACGGGTGAGCGTGGAGCAGCCAGCGGCGACTGCCCCCAAGAGAGCAACAGAGCAGCACGAGAAGCGCTGGCGTTCGCGCCTGCTGACGGCGCTAATTGGAGCGGCCGTAGGTGCGCTGTTGTTCGGAACGCTGGCGCTCCGGCAGGAAGCCGCGCAAGACACCGCTGCGGCACTCGCTACCCCCGCAGCGATGTCAGCTCACGTGGGCGACAGCACCGCGCCCGGGCCATCCGTTGACGGTCGCACCGCTGCGATATCTGCCCGCGAGGCACGAGGAAGCAGCGCCGCAACCGGGCCTGCCGCGGAGGCTCCGGTGGGCACCGGCGCCATCACGGCAACTGCGCCTGGGGACCGCGACAGCAAGACGGCGGCGGAGGCTACCGTGGTCAACCGAGCCATCACAGACGCTGCACCTGGGAACCGCGACAGCAAGACGGAGACTGAGCCCACGTCGCACGCGGGAAGTGGCACCGTCATGAAGCCGGCGGCGCTGGGGCCCAGCACCGCGCCAGGAAGTATGAACGGCATCGAGCAGGAGACGCCGGCACCGGTCATCTCGGCGGCAGGACGCCCTTCGGGGAAGGCTTCGACGGGACACACCGATCCCGCCACGAAAGCACCGCTCCGCAGGAGCAGAAGCCAGTCCCGGCCGCTGACGGCCAGCGCGAAGCAGCCCTCCACACAGGCGCCGGCTCGCGGCGAACTGCGCGTGGTGACGGTGCACGAAGGCAAGACGGTCTGGGCAGACGTCAGCGTGGACGGCAAGCACCTGGGCGCGACGCCCCTTTCCTTCGACCTTCCCGAAGGACGGCACGCCGTCCGAGTGGAGCGCGACGGCTTCCATCCGGAGCAGCGGCAGGTGAGCATCGTCCCAGGCACCAAGTCCGTGGTCCGCATCGAGCTGCGTCCATGA
- a CDS encoding sigma 54-interacting transcriptional regulator, producing MGASSTEPLSPGALAEGRPEPHGPRFRVVVETGPDARRDVLLEGTLLVGTQVEGGLKLSDPTVSRVHLELQARPEGVRVRDVGSRNGTWSLGVRVHEVTVASEARFTLGKTTLLVLPEASDEAGTSAPRTSFGRALGQSAAMQRLFGVLERTARSAFSVLLLGETGTGKELLAEALHQASPRAAKPFVIVDCGAVVPSLIESELFGHAKGAFTGAHADRQGQLVNAHGGTVFLDEVGELPLELQPKLLRVLESGTVRRVGDNAARDVDVRVVAATHRDLKAEVAAGRFRADLYYRLAVVPVRVPALRERAEDIPLLARHVFEQAGHPDFPLTDALVQRLVGYDWPGNVRELRNFVHRVLAAGEVELPDSKPVSAVAATKDLSALTFKEAKEHMVEAFTREYLTALLAKCDNNISEVARTAGLARSHVHGLLHRYGLKAGG from the coding sequence ATGGGTGCTTCCTCCACCGAGCCGCTCTCCCCTGGTGCCCTGGCGGAGGGGCGACCTGAACCCCATGGCCCCCGCTTCCGGGTGGTGGTGGAAACGGGCCCCGACGCGCGACGGGACGTCCTCCTCGAAGGCACGCTGCTCGTGGGCACCCAGGTCGAAGGGGGCCTCAAGCTGAGCGACCCGACCGTGTCGCGCGTGCACCTGGAGCTCCAGGCCCGGCCGGAGGGCGTGCGGGTGCGGGACGTGGGCTCTCGCAACGGCACGTGGTCCCTGGGCGTGCGTGTCCACGAGGTGACGGTCGCGAGCGAGGCCCGCTTCACGCTGGGCAAGACGACGCTGCTCGTGCTGCCGGAGGCCAGCGACGAGGCCGGGACTTCCGCGCCCCGCACGTCCTTTGGCCGCGCGCTGGGACAGAGCGCCGCCATGCAGCGACTCTTCGGCGTGCTGGAGCGCACCGCTCGCTCCGCCTTCTCCGTGCTGCTGCTGGGCGAGACGGGCACTGGCAAGGAGCTGCTCGCGGAGGCGCTGCATCAGGCCTCGCCTCGCGCGGCGAAGCCATTCGTCATCGTGGACTGCGGCGCGGTGGTGCCTTCGCTCATCGAGAGTGAGCTGTTCGGTCACGCGAAGGGCGCCTTCACCGGGGCGCATGCCGACCGCCAGGGGCAGCTCGTGAACGCGCACGGCGGCACGGTGTTCCTGGACGAGGTGGGAGAGCTGCCGCTGGAGCTCCAGCCGAAGCTGCTCCGCGTGCTGGAGTCGGGCACGGTGCGCCGCGTGGGGGACAACGCCGCGCGCGACGTGGACGTGCGCGTGGTGGCCGCCACGCACCGTGACCTGAAGGCGGAGGTGGCGGCGGGCCGCTTCCGTGCGGACCTCTACTACCGGCTGGCGGTGGTGCCGGTGCGCGTCCCCGCCTTGAGGGAACGGGCGGAGGACATTCCGCTGCTGGCACGGCACGTCTTCGAGCAGGCGGGCCATCCGGACTTCCCGCTCACGGATGCGCTGGTGCAGCGGTTGGTGGGCTACGACTGGCCGGGCAACGTGCGCGAGCTGCGCAACTTCGTGCACCGCGTCCTCGCGGCGGGAGAGGTGGAGCTGCCGGACTCGAAGCCGGTGAGCGCCGTGGCCGCGACGAAGGACCTGAGCGCGCTGACCTTCAAGGAGGCCAAGGAGCACATGGTGGAGGCCTTCACGCGCGAGTACCTCACCGCGCTGCTCGCGAAGTGCGACAACAACATCTCCGAGGTCGCGCGCACGGCGGGACTGGCGCGCAGCCACGTCCACGGCCTGCTCCACCGCTACGGGTTGAAGGCTGGAGGCTGA